A single window of Chitinophagales bacterium DNA harbors:
- a CDS encoding SDR family oxidoreductase, producing MKTNTKYHNSAAKVFLEPRPQEFIHDTFTPDSVREFVAGKTPLQREGTSEEVANLVACLTSDMTSFVTGNNIDINGGLAFS from the coding sequence ATGAAAACCAACACCAAATACCATAATTCAGCTGCTAAGGTCTTTTTGGAACCAAGACCACAAGAATTTATCCATGATACCTTTACGCCTGATAGTGTGAGGGAATTTGTTGCAGGGAAAACACCATTGCAGCGAGAAGGAACATCGGAAGAAGTGGCAAATTTGGTGGCTTGTTTGACTTCTGACATGACTTCTTTTGTGACAGGAAACAATATTGACATCAATGGTGGACTGGCTTTTTCTTAG
- a CDS encoding heparinase II/III family protein produces the protein MNKIKNIQTFFLLLFITAIATAQTHPKLMLTPKGVATIRAELGKVPLFDAELKATIEEVNAEIEEGIHVPIPKDMAGGYTHERHKKNFFILQKAGNLFQITGDEKYAIYIRDMLLEYAKIYPKLGLHPANKSYATGKIFWQCLNDANWLVYVSQAYDCIYDWLPIKQRKHLENDLFRPFADFLSIGNPQFYNRIHNHSTWGNAAVGMIGLAMDDEELVNRALYGLKSDDIPKDLMDNDGGFIKIEGQKSAGFLAQLDYSFSPDGYFTEGPYYLRYAMSPFLLFAKSLSNSRPDLNIFNYRDKILQKSVYALLNQTDANGVFFPINDSQKGMSWLAREVIAAVDIAYYDFGNDPELLSIAALQEQVLLDETGFAVAKDLAKGLAQSFEQKPIAYTDGADGKQGGVGILRTKGQESGELCLVMKYSEQGMGHGHFDKLSYSLYDESGEVIQDYGAARWVNIDQKGGGRYLPENNTFAKQSIAHNTVVVNEKSHYNGDIKIGSKYAPIPYYFNAENDALQIVSAKSSHAYEGVEMHRTMVLLKNESFHKPILIDLFRMQSDSAQQYDLPTWFQGHLLSNNFEYKAETESLKPIGKEHGYQHIWKEAQGKADGKNAKLTWFLNGKFFSMTALTSKEDDLIFARSGANDSNFNLRHDPTFIIRKNEAKNALFCSVIEPHGNYNPVGEIPHSPFSSIDKLEVIVDTEDYTIVSFSNQKEKVWTLMLANQDNSEETQHAIEVDGKTYEWKGVFSLMEN, from the coding sequence TTGAACAAAATCAAAAACATACAAACATTTTTCCTGCTGCTATTTATCACTGCAATAGCAACTGCCCAAACACATCCCAAATTGATGCTCACACCAAAAGGAGTTGCAACAATTCGGGCAGAACTGGGCAAAGTCCCGCTATTTGATGCAGAATTGAAGGCAACAATTGAAGAAGTTAATGCAGAAATTGAAGAAGGTATTCACGTGCCGATTCCAAAAGACATGGCGGGCGGCTACACGCATGAACGTCACAAAAAAAACTTTTTCATTCTTCAAAAAGCGGGCAATTTATTTCAGATAACAGGAGATGAAAAATATGCAATTTACATTCGAGATATGTTATTGGAGTATGCCAAAATATACCCCAAATTGGGTTTGCACCCTGCAAACAAATCTTATGCCACAGGTAAAATATTTTGGCAATGTTTAAACGATGCAAATTGGTTGGTATATGTGAGTCAGGCGTATGATTGCATCTATGATTGGCTCCCAATCAAACAGCGCAAACACTTGGAGAATGACTTGTTTCGACCTTTTGCGGATTTCTTGTCTATCGGCAATCCTCAGTTTTACAACCGCATCCACAACCACAGTACATGGGGCAATGCGGCAGTCGGGATGATAGGCTTAGCAATGGACGATGAAGAATTGGTTAATCGGGCTTTGTATGGATTAAAGTCAGACGATATTCCTAAAGATTTGATGGACAATGATGGTGGTTTTATCAAAATTGAAGGTCAAAAATCTGCTGGTTTTTTGGCTCAGTTAGATTACTCATTTTCACCAGATGGTTATTTTACTGAAGGGCCTTATTACCTCCGATATGCAATGTCGCCTTTTTTGTTGTTTGCCAAATCACTGTCAAACAGTCGTCCAGATTTGAATATCTTCAATTATAGAGACAAAATACTTCAAAAATCCGTTTATGCGCTCCTCAATCAAACCGACGCAAACGGTGTGTTTTTTCCCATCAACGACTCTCAAAAAGGAATGTCGTGGTTGGCAAGGGAGGTAATCGCAGCCGTTGATATTGCATACTATGATTTTGGAAACGACCCCGAATTGTTATCAATTGCAGCATTGCAGGAGCAGGTTTTGCTAGACGAAACGGGTTTTGCAGTAGCGAAGGATTTGGCGAAAGGATTGGCACAGTCTTTTGAACAAAAACCCATTGCCTACACCGATGGAGCAGATGGCAAGCAAGGTGGTGTGGGAATTTTGCGGACAAAAGGACAAGAATCGGGCGAATTATGTTTGGTGATGAAATATTCGGAACAGGGTATGGGACATGGGCATTTCGACAAACTATCTTATTCACTTTACGATGAATCGGGCGAAGTCATACAAGATTATGGCGCAGCTCGTTGGGTGAATATTGACCAAAAAGGGGGCGGTCGTTACCTACCCGAAAACAATACTTTTGCGAAACAAAGTATCGCTCACAATACAGTAGTGGTCAATGAAAAATCGCACTACAATGGGGATATAAAAATAGGCTCGAAATACGCTCCAATCCCCTACTACTTCAATGCCGAAAACGATGCGCTGCAAATCGTTAGCGCAAAATCAAGTCATGCGTATGAGGGTGTGGAAATGCACCGCACGATGGTTTTATTGAAGAACGAGAGTTTTCACAAACCGATTTTGATAGACCTCTTTCGGATGCAGTCTGATTCTGCCCAACAATACGATTTGCCGACTTGGTTTCAAGGGCATTTATTGTCCAACAATTTTGAATACAAAGCCGAAACGGAATCTTTGAAGCCGATTGGCAAAGAGCATGGTTATCAGCATATTTGGAAGGAAGCTCAAGGTAAAGCAGATGGAAAAAATGCCAAATTGACTTGGTTTTTGAACGGTAAATTTTTCTCGATGACAGCGCTGACTTCAAAAGAGGATGATTTGATTTTTGCCCGAAGCGGTGCAAATGATTCCAACTTCAATTTGCGTCACGACCCTACTTTTATTATCCGCAAAAATGAAGCGAAAAATGCACTGTTTTGTTCGGTGATTGAACCGCATGGGAATTACAATCCTGTTGGTGAGATTCCACACAGTCCGTTTAGTAGCATTGATAAATTGGAGGTTATTGTTGATACTGAAGATTATACGATTGTAAGTTTTAGCAACCAAAAAGAAAAAGTTTGGACGCTAATGTTAGCGAATCAGGACAATTCGGAGGAAACGCAACATGCAATTGAAGTTGATGGAAAAACGTATGAATGGAAAGGAGTTTTTTCTCTAATGGAGAATTGA
- a CDS encoding SDR family NAD(P)-dependent oxidoreductase, producing the protein MKKLNGKVAIITGATGGIGFAVAKRLGQDGYTLVLNGLDDEAGAKRVEELTAEGITAEYCGFDVTKEELVTKNITAIGEKYGKIDVLVNNAGGLGGRSRFEDMTTEFYRFVMALNLDSVFFASRAAIPFLKKGENPTIINYTSNAAWNAGGPGAGIYGTSKAGVHAITRALAKDLAEYGIRVNAVSPGTIDTPFHKQIKDTKPEVFASWANNIMLGRLGQPEDVAGVVSFLASKDAAFLTAETIQVGGGQALGI; encoded by the coding sequence ATGAAGAAATTAAACGGAAAAGTAGCAATAATAACCGGTGCCACCGGTGGTATTGGCTTTGCAGTAGCAAAAAGATTAGGTCAAGACGGATATACTTTAGTATTAAACGGCCTTGATGATGAAGCAGGAGCTAAAAGAGTTGAAGAACTTACTGCAGAAGGGATTACGGCTGAATATTGCGGATTCGATGTTACTAAGGAAGAGCTTGTAACTAAGAACATCACTGCAATTGGTGAAAAGTATGGAAAAATTGATGTGCTTGTAAACAATGCAGGTGGATTAGGTGGAAGATCCAGGTTTGAAGATATGACAACAGAATTTTACAGATTTGTAATGGCATTAAACTTGGATTCTGTATTTTTCGCTTCAAGAGCGGCAATACCTTTCCTTAAAAAGGGAGAAAATCCTACAATCATTAACTATACATCAAATGCAGCATGGAATGCAGGAGGCCCTGGAGCTGGAATTTATGGAACATCCAAAGCTGGTGTCCATGCAATTACGAGAGCGTTAGCAAAAGATTTGGCAGAATATGGAATTAGAGTTAATGCAGTATCTCCCGGTACAATTGACACTCCATTTCATAAGCAAATTAAAGACACGAAACCAGAAGTTTTTGCTTCTTGGGCAAATAACATTATGCTGGGAAGGTTAGGTCAACCAGAAGATGTTGCGGGGGTTGTTTCTTTCTTAGCTAGTAAAGATGCCGCATTCTTAACAGCAGAAACGATTCAAGTTGGCGGTGGTCAAGCATTAGGAATCTAA
- a CDS encoding MFS transporter produces the protein MKLKGLRWWVIALIALATIINYIDRQSLGVLWPEIAMDLYPDSTDDERKEIYALISVIFVFSYAFGQAIFGKIFDWVGTRLGFALSIGVWSIATALHALARGVLSFGIFRAILGIAEAGNWPGAAKGNAEWFPTKERALAQGLFNSGAAIGGIISIPLIAFLTIHFNWQMIFILVGLTGLMWLIPWMILVKAPPKSHPWITEEERQYILSGQKNPTPNEVAQLEEEGYNPTTKELLSHKESWGVIIASAVIDPIWWLFVFWIPIYLFEVYGMDVKTIGIYGWVPYVGAMFGAWFGGLLAQNRIKVGWTVDKTRKLVITLGCLIMLPSLLAMASPGTPVNAVLIMAVILFGFQTAIGNVQTLPSDMFGKKTVGTLSGFSGMAAKLGAVGLTSLVPWLTAGGNYTPAFVIGATLAVIAMASIWILCPKIEPLKPKFYTKK, from the coding sequence ATGAAATTAAAAGGACTACGATGGTGGGTTATTGCTTTGATTGCTCTTGCCACAATTATCAATTATATTGACAGACAATCACTTGGTGTTCTATGGCCAGAGATTGCGATGGATCTTTATCCAGATAGTACGGATGATGAGAGAAAAGAAATTTACGCATTGATTTCTGTTATCTTTGTGTTTTCTTATGCCTTTGGTCAAGCTATCTTTGGGAAGATTTTCGACTGGGTTGGAACACGATTGGGCTTTGCTTTGTCCATTGGTGTATGGTCTATTGCAACTGCACTTCACGCCTTAGCTCGTGGCGTACTTAGTTTTGGTATTTTTCGAGCCATTTTAGGAATTGCAGAAGCAGGGAACTGGCCAGGAGCTGCAAAAGGAAATGCCGAATGGTTTCCAACAAAGGAACGGGCTTTGGCTCAAGGGTTGTTCAATTCTGGTGCAGCTATCGGAGGGATTATCTCTATTCCACTTATCGCATTTCTGACGATTCATTTCAATTGGCAAATGATTTTCATTCTGGTTGGTCTGACGGGTTTGATGTGGCTGATTCCGTGGATGATTTTGGTCAAAGCTCCACCTAAGTCGCATCCGTGGATAACAGAGGAAGAACGGCAATACATTTTAAGTGGTCAAAAAAATCCAACCCCCAACGAAGTTGCCCAACTCGAAGAAGAGGGATATAACCCAACGACCAAAGAACTGTTATCCCACAAGGAAAGCTGGGGTGTTATCATTGCATCCGCAGTGATTGACCCGATTTGGTGGTTGTTTGTTTTTTGGATTCCGATTTACCTATTTGAAGTCTATGGTATGGATGTCAAAACGATTGGGATTTACGGTTGGGTGCCTTATGTAGGTGCAATGTTTGGAGCTTGGTTTGGTGGACTTTTGGCACAAAACCGCATCAAAGTAGGCTGGACAGTTGATAAAACTCGGAAACTGGTCATTACTCTTGGCTGTTTAATTATGTTGCCATCCTTATTGGCCATGGCAAGCCCAGGAACTCCCGTTAATGCGGTGCTTATCATGGCGGTTATCCTGTTTGGTTTCCAGACAGCAATCGGAAATGTTCAAACATTACCGAGTGATATGTTCGGAAAGAAAACGGTGGGTACTTTGTCAGGATTTTCAGGAATGGCTGCTAAGTTAGGGGCTGTGGGGCTTACTTCTCTCGTTCCGTGGCTTACTGCGGGCGGCAATTATACCCCTGCCTTTGTGATTGGTGCTACTTTGGCGGTGATTGCGATGGCGAGTATTTGGATTTTGTGTCCGAAGATTGAACCTTTGAAACCTAAATTTTATACAAAAAAATAA
- a CDS encoding sugar kinase: protein MKKIITFGEIMLRLTPPNALRFSQANSFDVVYGGGESNVAVSLANYGLPVEFVTRLPKNDIGECALMEMRKRGVGTKHIIFGGERLGIYFLEIGAVSRGSKVVYDRAYSAVSEIQKGMVDWEEVFADAQWFHWTGITPAISQSAADVCLEAIQAANRLGVTVSTDLNYRKNLWNYGKSPAEVMPELVAGCDVILGNEEDAEKHFDIHPKGIDVTQGHSMDAAAYQSVCEQLMERFPRAKKVIITLRGSISASHNSWAGVLYDGNKLYHSPTYQITHIVDRVGGGDSFMGGLIYGLVSYEGDDQRALNFAVAASCLKHTIYGDANLVKVDEVEKLMQGDASGRVSR, encoded by the coding sequence ATGAAAAAAATAATCACTTTCGGCGAAATTATGCTTCGATTGACTCCGCCCAATGCCCTGCGTTTTTCGCAAGCAAATAGTTTTGATGTAGTATATGGAGGAGGTGAATCCAATGTTGCTGTGTCTTTAGCCAACTATGGTCTGCCCGTAGAGTTTGTGACTCGCTTACCTAAAAACGACATTGGAGAATGTGCCTTGATGGAAATGCGAAAACGAGGTGTTGGTACAAAGCACATTATTTTTGGAGGAGAACGTTTGGGAATTTATTTCTTAGAGATTGGGGCAGTGAGTAGAGGCAGCAAGGTTGTTTACGATAGGGCCTATTCTGCTGTGTCAGAGATTCAAAAAGGAATGGTTGATTGGGAGGAAGTTTTTGCAGATGCTCAATGGTTTCACTGGACAGGTATTACACCCGCTATTTCACAAAGTGCAGCAGATGTTTGCTTGGAGGCAATACAGGCCGCAAACCGACTGGGAGTGACCGTTTCAACGGACTTGAACTACCGCAAAAACTTGTGGAATTATGGTAAATCTCCTGCTGAAGTGATGCCTGAACTGGTGGCGGGCTGCGATGTGATTCTCGGCAATGAGGAAGATGCCGAAAAACATTTTGACATTCACCCCAAAGGCATTGACGTAACGCAAGGACACTCGATGGATGCGGCTGCTTATCAATCGGTTTGCGAACAATTGATGGAGCGTTTTCCGAGAGCAAAAAAGGTAATCATTACTCTTCGAGGTTCTATCAGTGCTTCCCACAATTCTTGGGCAGGTGTATTGTATGATGGCAATAAGTTATACCATTCGCCTACCTACCAAATTACGCATATAGTAGATAGAGTGGGAGGTGGAGATAGTTTTATGGGCGGCTTGATTTACGGTTTGGTCAGCTACGAAGGAGACGACCAACGAGCTTTAAATTTTGCAGTGGCGGCTTCCTGCTTGAAACACACGATTTATGGTGATGCGAATTTGGTGAAGGTTGACGAGGTAGAAAAATTGATGCAAGGAGATGCAAGTGGAAGGGTTTCTAGATAA
- a CDS encoding cupin domain-containing protein, giving the protein MNPTKTGKDFFFKEEQEWEQVDPLIRRQIHGYDDKIMLVIADFKAGGVGQMHNHHHSQVTYVQSGEFEMTIGDQVKTIKGGDSYYIPPMVMHGCTCIKDGQLIDVFSPLREDFL; this is encoded by the coding sequence ATGAATCCTACCAAAACAGGCAAAGATTTTTTTTTTAAAGAAGAACAGGAATGGGAACAAGTTGATCCCTTGATACGGCGGCAAATTCATGGTTATGACGACAAAATCATGCTCGTCATTGCCGACTTCAAAGCAGGCGGTGTCGGACAAATGCACAATCACCATCATTCGCAAGTAACTTATGTACAAAGTGGTGAATTTGAAATGACCATTGGCGACCAAGTAAAAACCATCAAAGGCGGGGATTCTTACTACATCCCTCCAATGGTTATGCATGGTTGTACCTGTATAAAAGACGGACAATTGATTGATGTTTTTAGTCCATTAAGAGAAGATTTTTTATAA
- a CDS encoding bifunctional 4-hydroxy-2-oxoglutarate aldolase/2-dehydro-3-deoxy-phosphogluconate aldolase — protein MARFTRIQVAQTMEHTGLVPLFYHSNIEVGKQLLKACYKGGARILEFTNRGDYAHEVFRELNLFAARELPEMMLGVGSVTDGGTVSLYLQLGANFVVTPVYRQDIAIVCNRKKILWAPGCATLTEIATAEEMGAEIVKIFPGEVLGPSFVKAVKGPCPWTSIMPTGGVSPTIENLTAWFEAGVTCVGMGSKLISKEIIEAGDYAALERKVREVLEMIERIRG, from the coding sequence ATGGCTCGATTTACAAGAATACAAGTTGCTCAGACAATGGAGCATACAGGTTTGGTTCCGTTATTTTATCACAGCAATATTGAGGTAGGAAAACAACTCCTAAAGGCTTGTTACAAGGGTGGTGCAAGAATATTAGAGTTCACCAATAGAGGGGATTATGCACACGAGGTATTTAGAGAGCTCAATCTTTTTGCAGCCAGAGAACTACCTGAAATGATGTTGGGTGTAGGTTCAGTGACTGATGGAGGGACAGTTTCTTTGTACCTTCAATTGGGGGCAAATTTTGTGGTAACACCTGTTTATAGGCAGGATATTGCGATTGTTTGCAATCGAAAAAAGATATTGTGGGCACCTGGCTGTGCAACGCTAACCGAAATTGCAACTGCTGAGGAAATGGGAGCAGAAATTGTGAAAATTTTCCCAGGAGAGGTATTGGGGCCTTCTTTTGTTAAGGCGGTCAAAGGTCCTTGTCCGTGGACGAGCATCATGCCAACAGGAGGTGTTTCGCCTACCATCGAAAACCTGACAGCCTGGTTTGAAGCGGGGGTAACGTGTGTGGGTATGGGGTCAAAATTGATTTCTAAGGAGATTATTGAAGCAGGTGATTATGCAGCTTTGGAAAGAAAAGTGCGAGAGGTTTTGGAAATGATTGAAAGGATAAGGGGTTAA
- a CDS encoding M1 family aminopeptidase, with amino-acid sequence MQKIRFICLLCLISNLCLAQKHYLDCQNFKQTQAETLQSIAAKTTAMADAREDSFGITHYDISLDVTDFENRIIAGNCKILMFTKVNDIQRIELDLESLLVEKVEINGEPATFTQQSPKLYIDLKGSFAAGQFLEVNVFYAGKPQSVSFGGFYFSSNYAYNLGVGIGVDPPNYGRAWFPCFDTFSSRSIYDFHITTIESHKAFCNGLLEGFDTNENGTKTWHWKLYQSIPTYLASVAVADYETLESVHVGAYDPILIQLAARAADTTNLKISFEHLPNAIDAFEAAYGKHRFDKVGFSIVPFGGGAMEHATNIAYPTFAIDGTLVFEDLMAHEFGHHWWGDLVTCETADDMWLNEGWASFGEHLFMEAVYGKEAYLSSVVANHIEVMQYAHIRDGGHYPVSGVPFDITYGSHVYSKGADVAHTLRGYMGDEAFFRCIREYLSAFAFKTATSEQFRDFLAECSGFDLDDFFNDWVFNAGFPHFAIDSIVVGFDGNPFTADVYIRQKLYAAPDFFEQVPMDITFYDTNMNMQTEKIWLNGECDIHSFDLPFYPVMTVLDIDQKISDAVTENQQMISTTGVYDFENAKMQVTVNQIADSTLLRIEHHWAAPDRMKNAPEGLVFSPNRYWKVDGIRYNLFLASATIAYNGAATLNGGYLDNDLMGGGSESALQVYYRASPANEWQKVTGVSQDTQGNSNDRRGSFTINNLQFGEYTLAFFDNNRTDPIVTSNPTCMFTDIEDKSPRPKAESFLTIHPNPFHDKFTVSLKDEYFNAGKLDFRVYSTFGKLMLEKLSSTSVFELDMSHLPVGVYYYWAKLENGKVMSGKVVRE; translated from the coding sequence ATGCAAAAAATACGATTCATTTGTTTACTGTGTTTGATTTCCAATCTTTGTTTGGCTCAAAAACACTACTTGGACTGTCAAAACTTTAAGCAGACACAAGCTGAAACACTGCAATCTATTGCAGCCAAAACTACTGCAATGGCGGATGCGAGAGAAGACAGTTTTGGCATCACCCACTACGATATTTCGCTCGATGTCACAGACTTTGAGAACCGAATTATTGCAGGAAATTGTAAGATTTTGATGTTTACCAAGGTGAATGACATCCAACGAATTGAATTGGATTTGGAAAGTTTGCTGGTCGAAAAAGTGGAGATAAACGGCGAACCTGCAACGTTCACTCAGCAATCTCCGAAATTGTATATTGATTTGAAGGGAAGTTTTGCAGCAGGGCAATTTTTGGAGGTCAATGTGTTTTATGCAGGAAAACCTCAAAGTGTGTCTTTTGGAGGTTTTTATTTTAGTTCCAATTATGCTTACAATTTGGGTGTGGGTATTGGTGTAGATCCGCCCAACTATGGCAGGGCGTGGTTTCCTTGTTTCGATACCTTTAGCTCTCGGAGCATATATGATTTTCACATCACCACCATAGAATCGCACAAAGCTTTCTGCAATGGCTTGTTAGAAGGTTTTGACACCAATGAGAACGGCACCAAAACCTGGCATTGGAAACTATATCAAAGCATACCGACTTACTTGGCATCCGTAGCCGTTGCGGACTACGAAACACTGGAAAGTGTGCATGTAGGGGCTTATGACCCGATTTTGATACAGTTGGCTGCTCGTGCTGCTGATACGACCAATCTCAAGATTTCTTTTGAACACTTGCCGAATGCAATTGATGCTTTTGAAGCAGCCTATGGGAAGCATCGGTTTGACAAGGTTGGTTTCAGCATTGTTCCTTTTGGTGGAGGGGCGATGGAACACGCTACCAATATTGCCTATCCAACTTTTGCAATAGATGGTACGTTGGTTTTTGAGGATTTGATGGCGCATGAATTTGGACACCATTGGTGGGGCGATTTGGTGACTTGCGAAACTGCGGATGATATGTGGCTCAACGAGGGGTGGGCGAGTTTTGGAGAGCATTTGTTTATGGAAGCGGTGTATGGCAAGGAAGCGTATTTGTCTTCGGTGGTGGCGAATCACATTGAGGTAATGCAATACGCCCACATTCGAGATGGAGGACATTACCCTGTTTCAGGAGTGCCTTTTGATATTACCTATGGTAGCCATGTATATAGCAAAGGTGCAGATGTAGCGCACACACTTCGAGGCTATATGGGCGATGAAGCCTTTTTTCGGTGCATACGAGAATACTTGTCGGCTTTTGCTTTCAAAACGGCAACAAGCGAACAGTTTAGAGATTTTTTGGCTGAATGTTCGGGCTTTGATTTGGATGATTTCTTCAATGATTGGGTCTTCAATGCAGGTTTTCCGCACTTTGCAATAGACTCTATAGTAGTGGGTTTTGACGGCAATCCTTTTACCGCTGATGTGTATATTCGTCAAAAATTATATGCTGCACCCGATTTTTTTGAGCAGGTGCCGATGGATATTACCTTCTACGATACCAATATGAATATGCAGACCGAAAAGATTTGGCTGAATGGTGAATGTGATATTCATTCTTTCGATTTGCCTTTTTATCCTGTGATGACGGTCTTAGACATTGACCAAAAAATCAGCGATGCGGTGACAGAAAATCAGCAAATGATTTCAACAACAGGTGTTTACGATTTTGAAAATGCCAAAATGCAAGTAACGGTCAATCAAATTGCAGATTCTACTTTGCTGCGAATCGAACACCATTGGGCTGCACCCGATCGCATGAAAAATGCACCTGAAGGTTTGGTTTTTTCACCCAATCGTTATTGGAAAGTGGATGGAATTCGCTACAATTTGTTTTTGGCTTCCGCTACCATCGCTTACAATGGCGCTGCAACTTTGAATGGCGGATATTTGGACAACGATTTGATGGGCGGTGGTTCTGAAAGTGCTTTACAGGTGTATTATCGGGCCAGTCCTGCAAATGAATGGCAAAAAGTGACGGGAGTGAGCCAAGATACGCAAGGTAATTCAAATGATCGACGAGGTAGTTTTACCATCAACAACCTGCAATTTGGAGAATATACTTTGGCGTTTTTTGACAACAATCGAACAGATCCAATCGTGACTTCCAATCCAACTTGTATGTTTACGGACATTGAAGATAAATCTCCCAGACCTAAAGCTGAGTCTTTTCTGACGATACATCCCAATCCTTTCCACGATAAATTTACAGTGTCTTTGAAGGATGAATACTTCAATGCTGGAAAGTTGGATTTTAGAGTGTATTCGACTTTTGGGAAATTGATGTTGGAAAAGTTGAGCAGTACAAGTGTTTTTGAGTTGGATATGAGTCATTTGCCTGTCGGCGTGTATTATTATTGGGCAAAATTGGAGAATGGAAAGGTGATGAGTGGCAAAGTGGTTAGGGAATAG
- a CDS encoding lycopene cyclase family protein, which produces MQAYDYIIAGGGCAGLSLAFHLLQSPLSHKKILIVDRSPKTENDRTWCFWTDKKTLFDPILKGSWRQLQFKSADWTHTFDLKNWRYNMIRGIDFYEFILPQLQQQGNIDFVFGEIEILDADKEKAWVKVNDETYYGNWLFDSTFSPAMFEQEKDLQKYHYILQHFKGYVINSPKAIFNPDIPVLFDFNIPQEQSARFVYILPHSPTKALVEFTVFSKDLLPQKSYDQHLQEYIHNNLQLKEYDIEETEFGIIPMTDHPLPQRPHPQKRIMHIGTKGGRSKPSTGYTFWRIQEDSKHIVESLQKTNQPFYTPITSKRFLEYDALLLNILQHQGEQIRPIFTEMFKNNSIQRIFRFLNEESSLAEDLKLMYSVPSRPFLEALWKVKIGGN; this is translated from the coding sequence ATGCAGGCATACGATTACATCATTGCAGGAGGAGGCTGTGCAGGTTTAAGCCTTGCTTTTCACCTACTTCAATCGCCGCTTTCCCACAAAAAAATTTTGATTGTCGACCGTTCTCCCAAAACCGAAAATGATAGAACTTGGTGTTTTTGGACTGATAAAAAAACGCTGTTCGACCCTATTTTGAAGGGTTCTTGGCGACAATTGCAATTCAAAAGTGCTGATTGGACACATACTTTTGACCTAAAAAATTGGCGATACAACATGATTCGAGGCATTGACTTCTACGAATTTATCCTACCACAGTTGCAGCAACAGGGCAATATTGATTTTGTTTTTGGTGAAATTGAAATCTTAGATGCAGATAAAGAAAAGGCGTGGGTGAAAGTAAATGATGAAACTTATTATGGTAACTGGTTGTTTGACAGCACTTTTTCCCCTGCAATGTTTGAACAGGAAAAAGACCTACAAAAATACCATTATATCCTTCAACACTTCAAAGGTTATGTAATTAACAGCCCCAAAGCCATTTTCAATCCCGACATACCTGTATTGTTTGACTTCAATATTCCACAAGAACAATCGGCACGTTTTGTCTATATACTGCCACACAGCCCAACCAAAGCATTGGTGGAGTTCACCGTTTTCTCCAAGGACTTATTACCTCAAAAATCCTACGATCAACACCTACAAGAGTATATCCATAATAACCTTCAATTGAAGGAATATGACATTGAAGAAACAGAGTTTGGGATTATTCCAATGACCGACCATCCTCTTCCTCAACGTCCTCACCCTCAAAAAAGAATTATGCACATCGGCACCAAAGGTGGCCGTTCCAAACCATCCACAGGCTACACTTTTTGGCGCATACAGGAGGACTCCAAACATATCGTCGAATCCCTCCAAAAAACGAACCAACCTTTTTATACCCCCATCACCTCCAAACGTTTTTTAGAATATGATGCATTGTTATTGAATATTTTGCAGCATCAAGGTGAGCAGATTCGCCCAATTTTCACCGAAATGTTTAAGAACAATTCGATACAACGCATTTTTCGGTTTTTGAATGAAGAAAGTAGTTTAGCGGAAGATCTCAAATTGATGTATTCTGTACCAAGTCGCCCCTTTTTGGAGGCCTTGTGGAAAGTGAAAATTGGAGGAAATTAA